Part of the Limihaloglobus sulfuriphilus genome is shown below.
CTATTATAAAAAAGTCATCTTCGCCCAAAGTAACAACCGTGTTTCCGCCCGGCGAAGCGAAGCAGTTGTCGCTGCCAATGCCAAATGCTACCGCGTTGTACTCCTGCCCAATTACAGTACAGGGTACTTCTATGAAGTTAGTCGAAATCTGACATAAGCAGGGTGTAAGAAACAGCGTATTGATATATAATATTGTTTTGATCATCTTCATTTTATTCGAGCTCTATCAAAGCTATTTTTGAACCACTTTCGTCTGATTCGGTATAAACGACCTTGTCACCGGCCATGTTCAGCTGCGGATGAACATGCCGCGGATGGTTAAGTCCCTCAACAACATTTGCAAGTTTAACTGTATTGCCGGTAATCCGGTCATAAAGATACACACTTTCGGTGTGATTTGCGTATTCGTCAAGCGGTTTGATTGTGTGTGAAGTCTGTGTTTCGTACACAAAAAACCGTTCACTTCCACAGGTGCTTACGTGCAGACATCTTGGATTGATTCCCTGGGTAAGGATTTCTTTCTTCTCGGTACGGGGGTCAAATTTCCATATAGCCCCAGTGCCTTCAATAGCCACAAGATACATATATTTACCCTGCGGCCCCCATATCTCGTGAGTATGTATCATTCCGACAGGCGTTGGAAGTGCCACTTTTATCAGTGGGCTCTCCACCCTGCCGTACCATACACGAGTTTTTTCGATACTGCCGTCTGAATAACCCCCATAACCTCTTGAGAATGAAAACTCATCCGGATTAGCCGGATTTACGATAATGTGTGCAAGACCCATAGTTGTGTCGGTCAGCCTTCTATCAATAGTGGCATAGACAAGATAAGGACCCTTTATGACTGTTGTATCATCAAGGTCAATTGCATAGACGCCTTTGGAGGTGCCTCGGAGCATATTGTCGCTTGCCGGCCCGGGATGCGTCACATAAACCATGATCCTGCTGCCGTCTTCAGAGATGCTCGGCGGATCACCTATAGTGCCTTCGTTACAATGCCAGAGGAGCTTTTTATCCCCGGTATCGAAATCCATCAGGTATAGATTGTGGCCTGTCATATCGTAATATACAAGGTTGTTGGTGACCGGCGAATAGTCAGTGTGGTACTGTGAGGATGTGTAGAAATGAGAGTTTCCATATTGAGCAACGTCCTCAACGAGGAGAGAGTCAATATGGTAAATACCGCCTGTTGAGATATTTACCGCCAGCAACTGACGTTCTTTTGTGTATGAGGGGAAATCTCCCCCATTGTCTGTTCCGTCAGGCCGCGGCCGGGAGGATTCTACAATAACATACTGGTCATCCTCCGCGAAGGTCCGGCTGTGCGGGTAGGCATGGGTATTCATGTGGTCGGCACTGGTCAGATAATAAACACGCGTACCGGTCTCCGTGTCAACTGACGAAGTCTTTTCGTTTCCGATAAGCTGAAATTCAGAAGATATACCGGCAATCGAACAGCTGTATAAGACAAGTATAAAGAATATGATATAGTTCAGCTTCAATTAAAACCTTCTCTGTTAATCAATGTTATCTATTTCCATATAAGCCACCCTGCTGTTATAGCCGTGGCCGGTTGTAAATACAACCTTTGTACCCTCAAGATTTATCCTCGGATGACAATGCCTCGGGTGGTGAAGTCCTTCGCGAAATCTTGCCAGCCGGGTATGTTTGCCTGTCTTGACATTGTAAACCGCAAGCCACTCATCGTGGTTACCGTATTTGTCAAGGGGATTACCCTTGGAATCGTAAGTCTGGGTTTCATATACAACAAGGTTCTCATCCCCGCTGAGTGATATATGCAGACAGCGGGGTGTGATGTCCCCAAAGACCTGTTCGACCTCGCCCGTTCTCGGCTCTACCCTGCGAACGCATCCTTTTTCAACAATATCAACATAATAAATATATTTGCCCTGAGGCCCCCATATCTCATGAGTAAAGATATGTCCATCAGGTGTTATATTTGCCAGTTTTACAAGCGAACCGTCAATCTTTGAATACCATATTCTGCTTTTAAGCACACTTCCGTCACTTCGATCCCTGAAACCATGGCAGTAAGAGACCTCATCGGGGTTCACCGGATTGATAACCGTATGGCAGGGAGCAATGCGCATTTCCTTATAAACCTGCTGTACAAAGGTATTTATGATATAAGGAGATTTTGTGAGTTCAATGCCGTTAAGATCAAAAGCATACATAACCGTAGTTCTGCCGAAAAACTGCTTGTTTTCAGCCGGGCCGGGATAGTCAATATATGCCACAGCTCTGGTGCCGTCTCTGCTGATTGTAGGCGGATCGCCTATTGTTCCATCCGGAACATGCATTATTCTTTTTCGTTTGCCGTTAGTCAGATCAAGCATGTAGAGATTGTGACCTGACATATCGTAATAGATCACAGTGTTGGAACCGGGGGCATAATCAGCGTGATACTGAGATGACATTGAGAGATGGCCGGCGTATTTTGATGTATCTTCCATCTCCAGTGTTGCAAGATGATATATCCTGCCATCATCAATATTTACGGCTAAGAGCTGGCGTTCCTGCCTGAAATAGGGGTCTTCCTCACCGCACGCGGCTTTCCAGGTTCCCTCAGGCCGCGGGCGGGAAGATTCTATCATTACATATTTATCATCCTCAAGCCAGCTGCGGTTGTGAGGGTAACTGTGGCAATTCATATAATCACCGTTTGTGAGGAATCTGATTTCTCTGCCTGTTACCTTATCGGTTACGGTCTCTGTTTCACTTTCTGCGACACGGGGGAAAACATCACATATTTCGCCATAAACAGTGCCCATCGCGGCAAGAAGAAAAATAAGTTTTATCATAATATTTGTCCTTTTATTTATCAAGTTTTACGAAAGCAACCCTGCTGTTATATCCATCCGCTTCGGTAAATGCCACCTTCGTGCCCGCATAATTTATCTGTGGGTGTATATGTCTTGGATGATTAAGCCCTTCGTTGACTGTAGCAAGCAATGTGAACTTTTTTTTCTTAACGTCATACAGTACAAGGTCTTCGAGATGATTTTTATACTTGTCTATCGGTTTTATACCGTGAGAAACCTGGGTGTCAAATACGATATAACGCTCGTCCATGCTCACGGAAACGTGGAGGCATCTGGGATTGGTGTCTTTAAAGATTACGGTTGTCTCTCCCGATCCGGGTTCCACTTTTGACACGCCGCCGGTCCCGCAAATATCAACATAGTATATATACTTTCCATTAGGAGACCAGAGATCATGAGTATAAATATGCCCTTTTTCGGTTATGTTGGCAGGCTTTAAGAGTGAACCGTCCACTTTTACGTACCATACCCTGCTCATCTCTGCACTGCCATCAGCTATACCAAACCCTCGCGAGTAGGACATCTCGCTCCTGTCGGCGGGGTTTATAACCGCATGAGAGAGATTGAGCATACTGCGGCGGCTGCCGGTCTGTTTTTCAGGAGCAAGCCAGCGATCCGCAAGAACGGTGACAACTTCTGGCCTTCCCTTCATGGTAAGCTCAACAGGATCGACATCAATATAAAATGCGTAGGAGGTTCTTCCTGTAAAATCATAATCCGAAGGTCCGGGCATATCCATGTACACAACGACACGATCACCGCTGTTGCATATCGTTGGCGGGTCGCCTATTGTCCCCTTATCAACGTGCCAGAGCAGTTTTTTTCTGCCCGTGTCAAGACTTAACAGATAAAGGTTATGCCCCGTCATATCATAATAAACGACAAGATTATGCTCAGGGGCGTAATCCGCATGGTATTGACTCGACATTGTGAAATGATATTTTCCGTACTTTTCGGATGCGTCAGATTCATGCTCAAGTGTGGCTAAATGGTAAAGATCGCCGGTGGAAACATCCGCTGCCAGAAGCTGCCTCTCGCCGGTAAAAAATTCCGGTTTACATTCATTACGGCTGCTTCCCGGCGCGGGACGGGATGATTCGATGAGAACATATCTGTCGTTCTCTGCCCAGGTCTTGTTATGAGGATAGAAGTGGCAGTTCATAAACTCACCGCTGGTGAGATAAGTTATTGTTCTGCCGGTAGTTTCGTCCTTAACTACCTCTTTTTCACAACCAATCCTAGGGAAAACATCGGCTATTTCAGCATATACTGAGCAGAAAGAACAAAAAAACAGACAAAGCACTATTATTTTCATAGGATATAACCTTTTATATTATAATTAAGCGGGAGTTTTACTTGATAATCTAAGGATATTTCTTTTGAGGCTGCCACCGCCAGTTGTTTGGATATTCAAGCCCTTTAAACGGCTGCCCACTCAAGTAATCAGCTCCTTTTACCAGGCCGTGCCAGCTC
Proteins encoded:
- a CDS encoding oligogalacturonate lyase family protein translates to MIKLIFLLAAMGTVYGEICDVFPRVAESETETVTDKVTGREIRFLTNGDYMNCHSYPHNRSWLEDDKYVMIESSRPRPEGTWKAACGEEDPYFRQERQLLAVNIDDGRIYHLATLEMEDTSKYAGHLSMSSQYHADYAPGSNTVIYYDMSGHNLYMLDLTNGKRKRIMHVPDGTIGDPPTISRDGTRAVAYIDYPGPAENKQFFGRTTVMYAFDLNGIELTKSPYIINTFVQQVYKEMRIAPCHTVINPVNPDEVSYCHGFRDRSDGSVLKSRIWYSKIDGSLVKLANITPDGHIFTHEIWGPQGKYIYYVDIVEKGCVRRVEPRTGEVEQVFGDITPRCLHISLSGDENLVVYETQTYDSKGNPLDKYGNHDEWLAVYNVKTGKHTRLARFREGLHHPRHCHPRINLEGTKVVFTTGHGYNSRVAYMEIDNID
- a CDS encoding TolB family protein, whose protein sequence is MKIIVLCLFFCSFCSVYAEIADVFPRIGCEKEVVKDETTGRTITYLTSGEFMNCHFYPHNKTWAENDRYVLIESSRPAPGSSRNECKPEFFTGERQLLAADVSTGDLYHLATLEHESDASEKYGKYHFTMSSQYHADYAPEHNLVVYYDMTGHNLYLLSLDTGRKKLLWHVDKGTIGDPPTICNSGDRVVVYMDMPGPSDYDFTGRTSYAFYIDVDPVELTMKGRPEVVTVLADRWLAPEKQTGSRRSMLNLSHAVINPADRSEMSYSRGFGIADGSAEMSRVWYVKVDGSLLKPANITEKGHIYTHDLWSPNGKYIYYVDICGTGGVSKVEPGSGETTVIFKDTNPRCLHVSVSMDERYIVFDTQVSHGIKPIDKYKNHLEDLVLYDVKKKKFTLLATVNEGLNHPRHIHPQINYAGTKVAFTEADGYNSRVAFVKLDK